In Candidatus Krumholzibacteriia bacterium, one DNA window encodes the following:
- a CDS encoding glycosyltransferase family 2 protein, with protein MSRIFVVIPALDEEASIGHVLEPVADRPRVEVVVCDNGSTDATADVARAHGATVVRDERRGYGQACLTALAEVRSRGPAADDVVCFLDADFSDDPTQLPEIVGPVERGEADMVIGSRVLGRREAGALLPQARWGNWLATRAIAWITGVRFTDLGPFRAIRWSTLEAAAMEDRAYGWTVEMQLKVAAAGARCIEVPAHYRKRIGRSKVTGTIRGTVLASVTILSILGRWAWHHTRGRGRLVTDTPS; from the coding sequence GTGAGTCGGATCTTCGTGGTGATCCCCGCTCTCGACGAGGAGGCTTCGATCGGTCACGTGCTCGAGCCCGTCGCCGACCGCCCGCGGGTCGAGGTCGTGGTGTGCGACAACGGGTCGACCGATGCCACGGCCGACGTCGCCCGCGCGCACGGAGCCACGGTCGTCCGCGACGAGCGACGGGGCTACGGCCAGGCCTGTCTGACGGCGCTGGCCGAGGTCCGCTCCCGCGGGCCCGCCGCCGACGACGTGGTCTGCTTCCTCGACGCCGACTTCAGCGACGATCCCACCCAGCTGCCCGAGATCGTCGGACCCGTCGAACGCGGCGAGGCCGACATGGTGATCGGTTCCCGTGTGCTCGGCCGTCGTGAGGCGGGTGCCCTGCTGCCCCAGGCCCGCTGGGGGAACTGGTTGGCCACCCGGGCCATCGCGTGGATCACCGGTGTCCGCTTCACCGATCTCGGCCCGTTCCGCGCCATCCGCTGGTCGACGCTCGAGGCCGCCGCGATGGAGGACCGGGCCTATGGCTGGACGGTCGAGATGCAGCTCAAGGTGGCGGCCGCAGGCGCGCGCTGTATCGAGGTTCCGGCCCACTACCGCAAGCGCATCGGCCGCAGCAAGGTCACGGGGACCATCCGCGGAACGGTCCTGGCCAGCGTGACCATTCTGTCGATCCTCGGCCGGTGGGCGTGGCACCATACGCGGGGCCGCGGTCGTCTGGTCACCGACACACCGTCCTGA
- a CDS encoding Hsp20/alpha crystallin family protein, producing MNHLITKFDEMDRVFNSMWGNAPTANRNGDTEEPVTLRPRVDVFESEKDYVLEADLPGIRKDDLKVEVERNVLSIEGERKSEHGEDLHGVHLERAGSARFVRRFTLGREVEPDKIEARFADGVLRLTVPKKEQALPRRINVA from the coding sequence ATGAACCACCTGATCACCAAGTTCGACGAGATGGATCGAGTCTTCAACAGCATGTGGGGCAATGCCCCGACCGCCAACCGCAACGGCGACACCGAGGAGCCGGTGACCCTGCGACCGCGGGTCGACGTTTTCGAGAGCGAGAAGGACTACGTACTCGAGGCCGACCTGCCGGGCATCCGCAAGGACGACCTGAAGGTCGAGGTCGAGCGCAACGTCCTGAGCATCGAGGGCGAGCGCAAGAGCGAGCACGGTGAGGATCTGCACGGCGTGCACCTCGAACGTGCCGGGTCTGCACGCTTCGTCCGCCGCTTCACCCTGGGCCGCGAGGTCGAACCCGACAAGATCGAGGCTCGCTTCGCCGACGGCGTGCTGCGGCTGACCGTGCCGAAGAAGGAGCAGGCTCTTCCGCGTCGAATCAACGTCGCGTAA
- a CDS encoding GyrI-like domain-containing protein, which yields MEYQVEVEEGIEQPYVGFEFECMPDEFETRVEQTLTEVWSLLDTAGVIPAGPPICVVPQIQRLDDEIPPPTPWRLICGFPVEDEVEAEDPVKAGTLPGGRVATTVHQGKLDTLSTAYLALQVHMMQNGMEPSGAPWEIYLTDPAWEPDESQWRTVVRWAIR from the coding sequence GTGGAGTACCAGGTCGAAGTCGAGGAAGGCATCGAACAGCCCTACGTGGGCTTCGAGTTCGAGTGCATGCCCGATGAATTCGAGACCCGGGTCGAACAGACCCTCACCGAGGTGTGGAGTCTCCTGGACACGGCCGGGGTCATACCGGCCGGGCCGCCGATCTGTGTCGTGCCGCAGATCCAGCGTCTGGACGACGAGATCCCTCCGCCCACGCCGTGGCGGCTCATCTGCGGCTTTCCGGTGGAGGACGAGGTCGAGGCCGAGGATCCGGTCAAGGCCGGGACCCTTCCGGGTGGTCGCGTCGCGACCACGGTGCACCAGGGCAAGCTCGACACGCTGTCGACCGCCTACCTGGCCCTGCAGGTGCACATGATGCAGAACGGGATGGAGCCGAGCGGCGCCCCGTGGGAGATCTATCTCACCGACCCGGCCTGGGAGCCCGACGAGAGCCAGTGGCGCACGGTGGTACGTTGGGCGATTCGCTGA
- a CDS encoding TIGR04282 family arsenosugar biosynthesis glycosyltransferase has protein sequence MTSPIDACLGIFAKAPRPGTAKTRLIPLLGPDGAASLYEAFVEDTVNLALGSAARHCRLWLDGSGPETYASAPFRVTLRQAQRSGRLDRSPQSAGDLGDRLSAAVDEADGRGELPLLIVGTDSPDLPAGHLGSALDALAHGADLVLGSAADGGVWCIGVGRRVPGLFDALPWSSPRTGEALRNRADALGLERSETRGWFDVDTPDDLRSLVTRLREHPGRAKITRDWLVRCDRPELDPRPGIDLPES, from the coding sequence ATGACCTCACCCATCGATGCCTGTCTCGGGATCTTCGCGAAGGCGCCGCGCCCCGGCACCGCCAAGACGCGTCTGATCCCTTTGCTCGGCCCCGACGGGGCCGCGTCCCTGTACGAGGCCTTCGTCGAGGACACCGTGAACCTCGCACTCGGGTCGGCTGCCCGCCACTGCCGGCTTTGGCTCGACGGGTCGGGACCCGAGACCTACGCATCGGCCCCCTTCCGCGTGACCCTGCGCCAGGCCCAGCGATCCGGTCGTCTCGACCGCAGCCCGCAGTCCGCGGGCGACCTGGGCGACCGGTTGAGCGCAGCCGTCGACGAGGCCGACGGGCGCGGGGAACTGCCGCTGCTGATCGTGGGGACCGACAGTCCGGACCTCCCGGCCGGGCACCTCGGCTCCGCCCTGGATGCCCTCGCCCACGGCGCCGACCTGGTCCTGGGTTCCGCGGCCGACGGGGGCGTGTGGTGCATCGGCGTGGGTCGGCGCGTGCCGGGGCTGTTCGACGCGTTGCCGTGGAGCAGTCCGAGGACGGGAGAAGCCCTGCGGAATCGTGCCGACGCCCTGGGCCTGGAGCGGTCCGAGACGCGCGGCTGGTTCGACGTCGACACGCCCGACGACCTGCGTTCGCTCGTCACCCGCTTGCGCGAGCACCCAGGGCGCGCGAAGATCACCCGGGATTGGCTCGTCCGTTGCGACCGGCCCGAACTCGACCCCCGTCCCGGCATCGACCTGCCCGAGTCATGA
- a CDS encoding flippase yields MANGRTIARNSAFLGLAFAISKLFSIGLTAIAGRVLGATGFGLYATGAALVEVGRIVGGAGLDYLVAREVASAPERADRVARHAAALKLAAGAVIYLALLAIVVWMDYPRPVLGVVLIVGTALFLENLSDTLDAVFQGVERMHVTTIAFATSSAFVFVSGAAALLGGLGVLGYAACFAAGFVVRFAVMLRAATRDGLVSSRWRGLERGESVRQLRAAVPLLGATVLAVVFHRMDLLMLGRMEAPEQVGLYAAAVRIVDVVVLLPRILATAVYPTLRKQLDVDATRLGAMVADATRVSLVLCSLAGLAVWFLAPVALRWIPGPEFVPATDALRLLSWGIVLQGGAHMIARLLLAIEAERDFALVAGASLLVNLGLNLWSIPRFGIEGAAFATLAAYGVNLALYFVVAARRGRRIPLGRSVIGPIGAVVAAFAVTVWMSDAASWVQVATVAAGWAIVLVGLRGVRGMDLDRIRKLIRRDADGAFRES; encoded by the coding sequence TTGGCCAACGGCCGCACCATTGCCCGCAACAGCGCCTTCCTCGGGCTCGCCTTCGCGATCTCCAAACTCTTCTCGATCGGTCTGACGGCGATCGCCGGTCGTGTGCTCGGTGCCACCGGCTTCGGTCTGTACGCAACGGGCGCGGCACTGGTCGAGGTGGGGCGGATCGTCGGCGGTGCCGGCCTGGACTATCTGGTCGCGCGCGAGGTCGCGAGTGCGCCGGAGCGGGCCGACCGCGTGGCGCGTCACGCGGCTGCCCTGAAGCTGGCGGCCGGCGCGGTGATCTACCTCGCCCTGCTCGCCATCGTCGTGTGGATGGACTACCCGCGTCCGGTCCTCGGGGTGGTCCTGATCGTCGGGACCGCTCTGTTCCTCGAGAACCTGAGCGACACGCTCGACGCCGTGTTCCAGGGCGTCGAACGCATGCACGTGACGACGATCGCCTTCGCCACCAGCTCGGCCTTCGTGTTCGTGAGCGGTGCGGCGGCATTGCTGGGCGGGCTCGGCGTGCTCGGCTACGCCGCGTGCTTCGCCGCCGGATTCGTCGTGCGCTTCGCGGTCATGCTGCGCGCGGCCACGCGGGACGGCCTGGTGTCGTCGCGATGGCGGGGGCTCGAACGCGGCGAGTCGGTGCGTCAGCTTCGGGCGGCGGTTCCACTGCTCGGCGCCACGGTCCTGGCCGTGGTCTTCCATCGCATGGATCTGCTCATGCTCGGTCGCATGGAGGCTCCCGAGCAGGTCGGGCTGTACGCGGCGGCGGTCCGGATCGTCGACGTCGTGGTGCTCCTGCCGCGCATCCTGGCGACGGCCGTCTATCCGACCCTGCGCAAGCAGCTCGACGTCGACGCCACGCGGCTCGGTGCGATGGTCGCCGACGCCACCCGTGTCTCGCTGGTGTTGTGTTCGCTGGCGGGCCTCGCCGTGTGGTTCCTCGCCCCGGTGGCCCTTCGGTGGATTCCCGGACCCGAGTTCGTTCCCGCGACCGACGCCCTGCGCCTGCTCAGCTGGGGCATCGTCCTGCAGGGCGGCGCCCACATGATCGCCCGGCTGCTGCTGGCCATCGAGGCCGAGCGCGATTTCGCCCTGGTGGCCGGAGCGTCGCTGCTCGTGAACCTGGGGCTGAACCTGTGGTCGATCCCCCGCTTCGGGATCGAGGGCGCGGCCTTCGCCACCCTCGCCGCCTACGGCGTGAACCTCGCCCTGTACTTCGTGGTGGCGGCACGGCGCGGTCGTCGGATCCCTCTGGGTCGCTCCGTGATCGGGCCGATCGGTGCGGTGGTCGCGGCCTTCGCCGTCACGGTGTGGATGAGCGACGCCGCGTCGTGGGTCCAGGTCGCCACGGTGGCCGCTGGTTGGGCGATCGTCCTGGTCGGGCTGCGTGGCGTGCGCGGAATGGACCTCGATCGGATCCGCAAGTTGATCCGGCGCGACGCCGATGGTGCTTTCCGAGAGAGTTGA
- a CDS encoding Npt1/Npt2 family nucleotide transporter, translating into MIQLKATVRPAERRLVFGATITLFGILAGHALLETARDALFLGRLPASQLPWVYLLIALASIGLMQWQARYPIARSNRLVLAVLVLGSAVVTAGLWALLGAAPPPWVLYVLYVWAGVFATMVVTRFWLVVEDVFTVTQAKRVFAIIGAGSVLGAIVGSGLARGLSEIVEPRHFLLVASGILGLTGLLPMALLRTAEEARGRDAEHRHPSHALHWKQATRTILHRPYVKRLLGLVVVSTIALTFADYLFKSIVASQLEGSDLASFFATTYLGLNLLSLLFQLTLVSVLLRSFGLNRVLGLTPALLVVGAGLLMIVYTISPLILLVPALVLKVVDGSLRHSLHRTSIETLYVPLSRTVREQVKTFVDVLGQRGGQAVASLVILVAVALPGSEMVLAAGVIALSVSWIRLARDIRRHYLDLFRTTLSERDVLSEVEFPELDLASLEKLIERLNSVNDSEVVAAMDMLAEQDRVHLIPALILYHPSKTVVTRALHLFARTRRQEALPILERIADHEDAAIRGGVLRARAILAPDVNRQLSAYLDDPSPVVRATALVTLVAAGWIKGDDAATVLRNIAKDADDVEARALVLSIQDQPDPIHTSLLIEFAQKQDREVRRETAIAMRAVGSEEFIEPLIAMLPVRDVRSEARAALVSIGDPALEALDRALGDETRAQNVRRHVPRTISRFDPESAASVLMRHLLTVRDGLVRFKILRGLGSLRRLDRDLRLDGHTLRKALELTLSGAFRLLDWRAALREGARTAPRRATAVHELLLHTLEHKEAHARERMFRLLDLLLPEEDWLRIYNGLESDRAEDHASAHELIAATLEAPLRDGLLGFVDDLPDDERLRRGLAFYTPRPWTYEETLASFLEQGSLGMRCITIHHIGELGLTSFRDALLALRDEPPLVQQQVVARALVLLDQPETELLGHE; encoded by the coding sequence ATGATCCAACTGAAGGCGACGGTCCGTCCCGCGGAACGCCGTCTCGTGTTCGGGGCGACGATCACGCTCTTCGGCATCCTGGCCGGTCACGCGTTGCTCGAGACCGCGCGCGACGCGCTGTTCCTCGGTCGACTCCCCGCGTCGCAGCTCCCCTGGGTCTACCTGCTGATCGCGCTGGCCTCGATCGGGCTCATGCAATGGCAGGCCCGGTATCCGATCGCGCGCAGCAACCGTCTGGTGCTGGCGGTCCTGGTCCTGGGCTCGGCGGTGGTGACGGCCGGACTGTGGGCCCTGCTCGGAGCCGCGCCCCCACCGTGGGTCCTGTACGTGCTGTACGTGTGGGCGGGTGTCTTCGCGACCATGGTCGTGACGCGTTTCTGGCTGGTGGTCGAGGACGTCTTCACCGTCACCCAGGCCAAGCGCGTGTTCGCGATCATCGGCGCGGGGAGCGTGTTGGGAGCGATCGTGGGGTCGGGCCTGGCGCGCGGTCTGAGCGAGATCGTCGAGCCGCGCCACTTCCTGCTGGTCGCGTCGGGGATCCTCGGCCTGACCGGCCTGCTGCCCATGGCCCTCCTGCGCACCGCGGAGGAGGCCCGCGGACGCGACGCCGAACACCGCCACCCCTCGCATGCGCTGCACTGGAAACAGGCCACGCGCACGATCCTGCACCGCCCCTACGTGAAGAGACTGCTGGGGCTCGTCGTGGTGTCGACGATCGCGCTGACCTTCGCCGACTACCTGTTCAAGAGCATCGTGGCCAGTCAGCTCGAAGGCTCCGATCTGGCGAGCTTCTTCGCGACCACCTACCTGGGGCTCAACCTGCTGTCGCTGCTGTTCCAGTTGACGCTGGTGAGCGTCCTGCTCCGGAGCTTCGGGTTGAACCGGGTGCTGGGTCTGACCCCGGCGCTGCTGGTGGTCGGGGCGGGCCTGTTGATGATCGTCTACACGATCTCGCCGTTGATCCTGCTGGTGCCGGCGTTGGTGCTGAAGGTGGTCGACGGGTCGCTGCGCCATTCGCTGCACCGCACCTCGATCGAGACGCTCTACGTGCCGCTCTCGCGCACCGTCCGCGAGCAGGTGAAGACCTTCGTCGACGTGCTCGGCCAGCGGGGGGGACAGGCGGTCGCCTCGCTGGTGATCCTGGTGGCCGTCGCGCTCCCGGGCTCGGAGATGGTCCTCGCCGCCGGCGTGATCGCGCTGAGCGTGTCGTGGATCCGCCTCGCCCGCGACATCCGCCGGCACTACCTCGACCTGTTCCGTACGACCCTCAGCGAACGCGACGTGTTGTCGGAGGTCGAATTCCCCGAGCTCGACCTGGCCTCGCTCGAGAAACTGATCGAACGTCTGAACAGCGTGAACGACTCGGAGGTCGTCGCGGCGATGGACATGCTGGCCGAACAGGACCGCGTGCACCTCATCCCCGCGTTGATCCTGTACCACCCGTCGAAGACGGTGGTCACCCGCGCCCTGCACCTCTTCGCGCGTACGCGACGCCAGGAGGCCCTCCCGATCCTCGAGCGTATCGCCGACCACGAGGACGCAGCCATTCGTGGCGGTGTCCTGCGAGCACGTGCGATCCTCGCCCCCGACGTGAATCGCCAACTCTCCGCCTACCTCGACGATCCCTCGCCCGTCGTGCGGGCCACGGCCCTGGTCACCCTGGTGGCCGCGGGCTGGATCAAGGGCGACGACGCGGCTACCGTCCTGCGGAACATCGCCAAGGACGCCGACGACGTCGAAGCGCGGGCACTCGTGCTCTCGATCCAGGACCAGCCCGATCCCATCCACACCTCGTTGCTGATCGAGTTCGCACAGAAGCAGGACCGCGAGGTCCGCCGCGAGACGGCGATCGCCATGCGCGCGGTCGGGAGCGAGGAGTTCATCGAACCTCTGATCGCCATGCTCCCGGTACGCGACGTCCGGAGCGAAGCCCGCGCCGCCCTCGTCTCGATCGGCGATCCGGCCCTCGAAGCCCTCGACCGTGCCCTGGGTGACGAGACCAGGGCCCAGAACGTCCGCCGCCACGTACCTCGCACCATCTCCCGCTTCGATCCGGAGTCCGCCGCGTCGGTGCTCATGCGCCATCTGCTGACCGTCCGCGACGGCCTGGTGCGGTTCAAGATCCTGCGGGGACTGGGGTCGCTGCGCCGACTCGACCGCGATCTGCGACTCGACGGACACACGCTGCGCAAGGCGCTCGAGCTGACACTGTCGGGCGCGTTCCGATTGCTCGACTGGCGTGCCGCCCTGCGCGAGGGAGCCCGCACCGCCCCCCGGCGGGCGACGGCGGTCCACGAACTGCTGCTGCACACGCTCGAGCACAAGGAGGCGCACGCCCGCGAACGGATGTTCCGTCTGCTCGATCTGCTGTTGCCCGAAGAGGACTGGCTACGAATCTACAACGGCCTGGAGAGTGACCGGGCCGAGGACCACGCCAGTGCGCACGAGTTGATCGCGGCCACACTCGAGGCTCCGCTCCGCGACGGACTGCTCGGCTTCGTCGACGACCTTCCCGACGACGAGCGGCTCCGCCGCGGTCTGGCCTTCTACACGCCGCGTCCGTGGACCTACGAGGAAACGCTCGCGTCGTTCCTGGAACAGGGAAGCCTGGGCATGCGGTGCATCACGATCCACCACATCGGTGAACTGGGGCTCACGTCGTTCCGCGACGCCCTCCTGGCCCTGCGCGACGAGCCGCCCCTGGTGCAACAGCAGGTCGTGGCCCGCGCGCTGGTACTGCTCGATCAACCCGAGACGGAGTTGCTCGGACATGAGTGA
- a CDS encoding SPFH domain-containing protein has product MDTSIPHVAWGGAERGEVFAMPRSLQTWAGERVDVAVDTGEVALVRDDGEVVAAMLPGRHPVHVLRRGEDPGDIDRREFAARMRVDVDAADRLKRRTRFVATTADLVFVATESLVPLEFGTDAPVLFHDRRHGAVPLEMTGAARLAVYDPVRFHDSFLRCTEDLRAQDFDRVVTTLVEAGLGQALEQDTDDVERIGSDRGRLAVLGTDFLQHSLSAVGLGIEQLELTRVETPTRGASATPASALATPGARR; this is encoded by the coding sequence ATGGACACGTCGATCCCCCACGTCGCCTGGGGCGGTGCCGAGCGCGGCGAGGTCTTCGCCATGCCGCGGTCCCTGCAGACCTGGGCCGGTGAACGCGTCGACGTGGCCGTCGACACGGGCGAGGTCGCGCTCGTACGCGACGACGGAGAGGTCGTCGCCGCGATGCTTCCCGGCCGCCACCCGGTGCACGTCCTGCGTCGAGGCGAGGACCCTGGCGACATCGATCGACGCGAGTTCGCCGCGCGCATGCGGGTGGACGTCGACGCAGCCGACCGTCTGAAGCGGCGCACGCGTTTCGTGGCGACCACGGCCGACCTGGTCTTCGTGGCCACGGAATCGCTGGTACCCCTCGAGTTCGGGACCGATGCGCCCGTGCTCTTCCACGACCGTCGGCACGGCGCCGTGCCACTCGAGATGACCGGCGCCGCGCGCCTGGCCGTGTACGATCCCGTGCGTTTCCACGACTCGTTCCTGCGCTGCACCGAGGACCTGCGTGCCCAGGACTTCGACCGGGTGGTGACGACGCTGGTCGAGGCAGGGCTCGGGCAGGCCCTCGAACAGGACACCGACGACGTGGAGAGGATCGGTTCCGACCGCGGTCGGCTGGCGGTGCTCGGGACCGACTTCCTGCAACATTCGCTGTCGGCGGTGGGTCTGGGGATCGAACAGCTCGAGCTGACCCGCGTCGAGACCCCCACTCGCGGGGC
- a CDS encoding rhomboid family intramembrane serine protease: MIVPLRDHNPTERFPVITLGLIALNLLVFVRELAAGAEMGFFIARWGATPYELTSLVDLVGRVQGMPLVHVEGPSFLPLTAVTSMFLHGGWMHLLFNMHFLWIFGNNVEDFLGPVRFLGFYLVTGLVGLAAHVATDPDSIVPVIGASGAVSGMLGAYVVLYPKARITSLLFLGFFVQFLQVPALLLISVWTALQVLGGVFGLLVPGQSGGVAYWAHIGGLVGGYVALRWLFPGAVARERLRSRWRQLPGQFDSGDRR, translated from the coding sequence ATGATCGTTCCGCTGCGCGACCACAACCCGACCGAGCGGTTCCCCGTGATCACGCTGGGTCTGATCGCGCTGAACCTGCTGGTGTTCGTGCGCGAACTCGCCGCCGGCGCCGAAATGGGCTTCTTCATCGCGCGCTGGGGAGCGACGCCCTACGAACTCACCAGCCTCGTGGATCTCGTCGGACGCGTGCAGGGCATGCCCCTGGTGCACGTGGAAGGACCGTCGTTCCTGCCGTTGACCGCGGTCACGTCGATGTTCCTGCACGGTGGCTGGATGCACCTGCTGTTCAACATGCACTTCCTGTGGATCTTCGGGAACAACGTCGAGGACTTCCTCGGCCCGGTGCGCTTCCTGGGGTTCTATCTCGTCACCGGCCTGGTCGGCCTCGCCGCCCACGTGGCCACCGATCCCGATTCGATCGTGCCGGTGATCGGAGCCAGCGGTGCCGTCAGCGGCATGCTGGGTGCCTACGTCGTGCTCTACCCGAAGGCCCGGATCACTTCGCTGTTGTTCCTGGGGTTCTTCGTGCAGTTCCTGCAGGTACCGGCCCTGTTGTTGATCTCGGTGTGGACGGCTCTACAGGTGCTCGGTGGTGTGTTCGGCCTGTTGGTGCCCGGACAGTCGGGGGGCGTGGCCTACTGGGCGCACATCGGCGGGCTCGTCGGAGGCTACGTGGCTCTGCGCTGGCTGTTCCCCGGTGCCGTGGCCCGAGAACGACTGCGTTCCCGGTGGCGTCAGTTGCCGGGGCAGTTCGATTCGGGCGACCGCCGCTGA
- a CDS encoding Crp/Fnr family transcriptional regulator, with product MGEVMRETGEEGTERRALPWYRKRVDSLLRIADEARERMHAVARVRRLPRRAQVLNAFDGAATVFWIEDGRVRLSRFEADGSETAVAILERGEVFGIDTSVGPGEVRAATAEALETSTVLAFEPSDLRALQRDEHLRDVVSALAPPSTSTGAAA from the coding sequence ATGGGTGAGGTCATGCGCGAAACCGGGGAAGAGGGCACGGAACGTCGCGCCCTCCCATGGTACCGCAAGCGGGTCGACTCGCTGCTGAGAATCGCAGACGAGGCACGGGAACGCATGCACGCGGTCGCGCGGGTCCGCCGCCTGCCGCGCCGGGCCCAGGTCCTGAACGCCTTCGACGGCGCCGCCACCGTGTTCTGGATCGAGGACGGCCGGGTGCGGCTCTCGCGCTTCGAGGCCGACGGCTCGGAGACCGCGGTGGCCATCCTGGAGCGCGGCGAGGTCTTCGGGATCGACACCTCGGTGGGACCCGGTGAGGTGCGAGCGGCCACGGCCGAGGCCCTCGAGACGAGCACCGTCCTGGCCTTCGAGCCCTCCGACCTCCGTGCCCTGCAACGCGACGAACACCTTCGCGACGTGGTGTCGGCCCTGGCGCCTCCCTCGACGTCCACGGGAGCCGCAGCGTGA
- a CDS encoding FAD-dependent oxidoreductase produces the protein MGSEGAPDRVLVVGAGLAGLICAHRLQTHGIDVTVLEKGRGPGGRQSTRRETLGEHDLTFDHGAQYFTVRDPEFARFLAPFREGDEPVVRTWDTSIVSIESGTIRARSENTERYVCQPGMNGLARALAEPVRTLYSTRVHTCRREDDTWILVDEEDAELARGAALVITAPAAQALALLPDEAPLRNRLRAMRYAPCWTVMVHFPRSLEQDYGGAFVDRSPLSWIADNDSKPGRNPDGAPGESWVLHGSPEWSYAHLEDTPEDVADALLVALSEAIGHELPTPDLVRAHRWRYALPTMSAEEPCLWDEDWQLAVAGDGCPAGARVEGAFLSGWTAARRIRLDREDVA, from the coding sequence ATGGGCTCCGAGGGAGCTCCGGATCGGGTGCTGGTGGTCGGTGCCGGCCTCGCCGGCCTGATCTGCGCGCACCGCCTGCAGACCCACGGGATCGACGTGACCGTGCTCGAGAAGGGACGGGGCCCGGGCGGCCGACAGTCGACCCGCCGCGAGACCCTGGGCGAGCACGACCTGACCTTCGATCACGGAGCCCAGTACTTCACCGTGCGCGACCCCGAGTTCGCACGGTTCCTCGCGCCCTTTCGCGAGGGTGACGAGCCGGTGGTCCGGACCTGGGACACCTCGATCGTCTCGATCGAATCCGGAACCATCCGGGCGCGCAGCGAGAACACCGAACGCTACGTCTGCCAGCCCGGCATGAACGGTCTGGCCCGTGCGCTGGCCGAGCCCGTGCGCACCCTCTACTCGACCCGTGTCCACACCTGCCGCCGCGAGGACGACACCTGGATCCTCGTGGACGAGGAAGACGCCGAGCTCGCCCGGGGCGCAGCCCTGGTGATCACCGCTCCGGCCGCGCAGGCCCTGGCCCTGCTCCCCGACGAGGCGCCACTTCGCAACCGGCTGCGCGCCATGCGCTACGCCCCCTGCTGGACGGTCATGGTCCACTTCCCACGCTCGCTCGAACAGGACTACGGTGGAGCCTTCGTCGACCGCTCCCCGCTGAGCTGGATCGCCGACAACGACTCGAAGCCCGGACGCAATCCGGACGGAGCACCGGGCGAATCGTGGGTCCTGCACGGCTCCCCCGAGTGGTCCTACGCCCATCTCGAGGACACGCCGGAGGACGTGGCCGACGCCCTCCTCGTGGCCCTGTCCGAGGCGATCGGGCACGAACTCCCGACCCCCGACCTGGTCCGGGCGCATCGCTGGCGCTACGCCCTGCCGACGATGTCGGCCGAGGAACCCTGTCTGTGGGACGAGGACTGGCAACTCGCCGTGGCCGGCGACGGCTGTCCGGCGGGAGCCCGGGTCGAAGGAGCCTTCCTGAGCGGTTGGACCGCGGCCCGTCGGATCCGGCTCGACCGCGAGGACGTGGCCTGA
- a CDS encoding cyclic nucleotide-binding domain-containing protein, which yields MSDPRFVGPIDRLLYLRTLPQLQGIATRDLTALSRQAEEVVLRRGDLVLREGEPVDRFFVIVSGQVAVFSHGREIVSCGSGENVGIIPALSRVEPNFEARAATEGVALVFELDAIVAALEENFRLLQNLLRNVASYHLQIMPRIVAGSSRVPWTGEAVSLPKRSLDAVERLVLLRRGNIFRNLGLEALMLMATSMRQERWTGGTELWRPGETADHLLVILEGEVECRLPDGGTFEAGRGYPLGNLETLARGERWYTPVARTDVTTLRGNHEALFDVLEDDFDVAMDFLAAVAAGAMKAVETLAERSVQGAPASMTISSP from the coding sequence ATGAGTGATCCACGCTTCGTCGGACCGATCGATCGCCTGCTCTACCTGCGTACGCTTCCGCAGTTGCAGGGCATCGCGACCCGCGACCTGACCGCGCTCTCGCGCCAGGCCGAAGAGGTCGTGTTGCGTCGAGGTGACCTGGTACTGCGCGAGGGCGAACCCGTCGATCGCTTCTTCGTGATCGTGAGCGGCCAGGTCGCCGTGTTCAGCCACGGCCGGGAGATCGTCTCGTGCGGCAGCGGTGAGAACGTGGGAATCATCCCCGCGCTCTCGCGGGTGGAACCGAACTTCGAGGCGCGGGCGGCGACGGAGGGCGTCGCGCTCGTGTTCGAACTCGATGCCATCGTGGCCGCGCTCGAGGAGAACTTCCGTCTGCTGCAGAACCTGCTGCGCAACGTGGCGTCGTACCATCTGCAGATCATGCCGCGGATCGTGGCGGGATCGAGCCGTGTGCCGTGGACCGGCGAGGCCGTCAGCCTGCCGAAGCGATCGCTCGACGCGGTCGAACGCCTCGTGCTGTTGAGACGCGGGAACATCTTCCGCAACCTGGGGCTCGAGGCGCTCATGCTGATGGCGACGTCCATGCGGCAGGAACGCTGGACCGGTGGAACCGAGTTGTGGCGGCCCGGCGAGACGGCCGATCATCTGCTCGTGATCCTCGAGGGCGAGGTCGAGTGCCGTCTTCCCGACGGCGGCACCTTCGAAGCAGGACGCGGCTACCCGCTGGGGAACCTCGAGACCCTGGCCCGGGGAGAGCGCTGGTACACCCCCGTGGCCCGGACCGACGTCACGACGTTGCGCGGGAATCACGAAGCGCTCTTCGACGTGCTCGAGGACGACTTCGACGTGGCCATGGATTTCCTCGCCGCCGTCGCCGCGGGGGCGATGAAGGCCGTGGAGACCCTGGCCGAACGCAGCGTGCAGGGCGCACCCGCGTCGATGACGATCTCGTCTCCGTGA